The Pectinophora gossypiella unplaced genomic scaffold, ilPecGoss1.1 Pgos_33, whole genome shotgun sequence genome includes the window TTGTTAAGAATATCATAAATTTTTAATACATCTCTTCTAAGGTATTCGAGAAATTTGTCGACGCAATCCTTACCGCGATAGGATACATACCGATTTAAAGAGTTATCGTAAGAGCAAACAACATAGTAACCAAATGCGGAAGGCACATGCTTTTGTAGATTTCGTGTGCACTTGTCCtgctctatattattatttggctGTAATAAAGACTCGAAATCTGCGTAAATGACAAATGGCATATCCTGCATTCTTTCAAAATGTTTGAACTGTATGATAGAGCCTTGGTCTGGTAAAATGGTTTTGACCCCACTACATACGTGTTTGTCAAGTTTATCTTGGTTGCTAAAGAAGATCATACActcatcacaaaaaaatattttaccgtGATGTTTTGTTATCTGCGTTCTGAGCAATCGACTTAAATGTCTTATCAAACAATAGTGGGACTGAGTTCCGTTTTCTAGTAATAGAAGATTAacatgatattttctttttcgttcAGTCTTGTAGAGCGGACCAACTACTTCGGTTTTGTTTTTTAGAGTAGTTTGGAGACCGTAAATATTGACACTGATCTTTGGATTattcttttgaaatatttttatgtcgttTAAACCGACCGGGAAAGACATATTGCTGGTGTTAAGCACAGTATCAAAGTGAGGATAAGATGATGTTCTGTTTgcattatttttaacaggaaatagcGCTGCCATAATGCACCACAAGAAACAAAAGCTATCTCGATTTTGTATGTTAAGGCAAGCGCGTCTAAATTTAATGCTTTTAGGTAAATCAATAAATGCAGAACCTCTTAATGGATTATATTTGTTGATGTTAACTTCCAAATATAAATTCCCTACGAAAGACCACCCGCTGTCACGCTCTTGAAATTCATCAATTTTTGTAGAAATTATATGACTAATTTTAGAAAACAATTCATCGAAATCATAGTTTTTATGCAAAACTATGTTTTCTGTAGCGAAAGACTTTGTTTCGGTTGTATTATCTTTAGGCAAAGAGAATTCTGCAAAAAAGTCAAAGTTAGTTTTGATAGTACCAAAGGCTTCGCGACGCGCATCTAACAGGGCGCGCAGGCGTCGGCGCAATGCGCGCAGATACGCAATCGGTGGCCTGGCTCTATACTTTTCTTCATTCTCGCAATGAACCCGGTATGACGCGATACGACTGCGAAATGCGCTGGCTATCTTTTCTATACCTTCACATTCTATAATAGAGCTGTTATTTTTATGCAAAATACTTCGCAAATGAGCGGAAAAAGCTTTACTTTTTATAGATAAATCGCAAACTGAACAATAAACGGACCTGGTAACTTTAGACATCTTGAGGACAATAAGGAgctattacaatataatttaaaagttaaaactAAACCAAAGAGATGTAACTAAAGAGATGTTTCTCCTTTAAAGTTCAAGATATTTGCTTGTCGAACATTCGAACGGCAGAGTCGCAGCTCAGTTAGTTTGTTAGatagttatgtaaatattagaaGAAGTGTGTGTGTATTGATATATTTTCCGTCGTGGGATATCTaacttttattaagtaaattataatgcGCTAATAGAATTCAAAACTATTtatatgtcgtaacagtgggggaggtcggtcgtaacatcatcatcataatggagggtgggcgttagaagacaataatggccgtcaatagtatcacaatcattttatttacttccacatagttcttgtatcacgattagataaagtcacagaataagatacacactcacggcaacgtcacggtattcgtaatggttacacagtctctcgttatctagggcgcataaggacgttagcgcgaaggggctactcgccctctacttgccctccaccacccatggttcctatattcggaccgaatcatcgggacatgtgaacgtacttgctaggtactcttttccgatcacactttcttgacgtccctacaagttataggtgagcgactatagcactccacgttccgatcgtaattattcgacacgtccgttcacgacgaaggttcgcggtagactgcccgactagaacggcagtacacgtccgctcgacacgacgactctgtagtgactcccccgacttcactccgctctgctcgtacgccacctttcgtcggagcgttgcaacttcatgacggaagtgatgtaacttcattttattttccgatttgatccatttctcttcttaattcataaccaactccgacacggccatcctgcgtgacacacgtcctcgtgtgttaatctgaaacaatataccacagcacagtatccaagttcgctcggtcattcctgacctaacatgagactctataaaggactctacatgagctctacttgtgactctacacgagctctacttgtgactctacacgagctctacttgtgactctacacgagctctacttgtgactctacacgagctctacttgtgactctacacgagctctacttgtgactctacacgagctctacttgtgactctacacgagctctacttgtgactctacacgagctctacttgtgactctacatgagctcacattacatcatgataaatcatcaactaacaatacacggaccattgaccagtattcacacactataaacaaccaaacttgaaaatccaattactctttacacatcggtcgttactatcacctaaacgagcgatagtaactcatgccactctactgagcgacgatatctcaaaaccaggcgtcactaccacctaaatcgagcggtagcaactcatgccactctactgagtgacgatatctcacaaccaggcgtcactaccacctaaatcgagcggtagcaactcatgccactctactgagtgacgatatctcacaaccaggcgtcactaccacctaaatcgagcggtagcaactcatgccacttacaccaagtgacgatatctcaacacagtcgttgctgccacctaaaccgagcgacagcaactcatgccacttacaccaagtgacgatatctcaacacagtcgttgctgccacctaaatcgagcgacagcaactcatgccacttacaccaagtgacgatatcccaacacagtcgttactgccacctaaatcgagcgacagcaactcatgccacttacaccaagtgacgatatctcaacacagtcgttgctgccacctaaaccgagcgacagcaactcatgccacttacaccaagtgacgatatctcaacacagtcgttgctgccacctaaatcgagcgacagcaactcatgccacttacaccaagtgacgatatcccaacacagtcgttactgccacctaaatcgagcgacagcaactcatgccacttacaccaagtgacgatatctcaacacagctagcacacaaactttacattttagttggtagaatagtggtcaatgcgtTATACAATTTCctttatatcactaatttctaatttgtgcagttcgactaattctaccggaggtcaacttgacttagattcaggtacaatgtcatgaccaaatacaaagtcaacatgacatccaggtctcgaccgcatacctgtagtttctaagacgagcagcacaaaagtggctgcagccccgaacactacaagtgcgcagcttcctatcaaagttgctccgaaacaggtcaatcatagctttcattgctcaattaaatcaaccaacactacacatctactgcaaagcataacagactgtaatattcctcctcaaactgcggttacgctacaaaacagtcataagtcacaacatcccctcccgggatggccaccttggtccacgaccacaaaacgacagagcaccctgctctcacacacacaagtcataaagtcacaatgtagcgaccaacacctcgaggaaatattaccgcacttaaacaattaccaattgggtatgatcatcatttagaatgttttgtTCCAATTTTCTCACGAATGATTTActctgtttcgggcattttctaagcctatttcatttaatcataatccaaatcattttacttcgcaatgttcacttcacttcattacgattcccaatttaactaaagtgaacaaaagagaactttctgcactatattcgtttgtatcctattacaacttcccatatttcaaatcaggtaaaacagatatgACTCACCatgacttataagaatttccaataaaagatcaaccactggtcttgtgacatgacttaggtcttcaacagcaacagcgcagcaagtccggacggtatacaacgcgctgccataatgtcgtcactttacacggctacagctcagcccgcgccattttcatccccgcttgcaatccaccaattgccgaaccaagttataacatgaaacaaaagaattcactgtattatcgtattcacaagACTTTCTTTtaatcggtttaaaaagatttcaataaagaatgttgaattttgaaacatttgatgaacgacggtagattacaaaacacgttatttaacgagacttaattatcatgtcatgattaatttctttttgcttggagtgagaaaatacaactttaaccacgcaggttaagcgtgtctaaactgattcgaaatatttttagaccaaaatacaaagatttgacgatgatgaaaacagattggaaaacgcggtatgattgacacggattgacacaatatgtctcggcaatttggttttaaaaaaagcaattttctcattatttgaaacggaaattcacccagcaataaagtcaataacaataaggttccagtatgaaaacgactcaccgtaataacagtttccaagttgaggtaccataatttccaaacacgactgcacacagtatggaaatattgtgctGTTCACGCCATTATATCtcacggcatgtagtgatgccgatcattaacaaggtccaggtcacttcaaagtcaggtccatctccaaattcaggcatgacactacatcttcatcacgtggtcacacgaatgtgataatcatcataatcttcttctaattgtgataatcgaaacttgcattgtcttgctgtgaacgtcgcatcacgttgtcttcatccaagtccactaatcccacttctgatgtcgtaacagtggggggggtcggtcgtaacatcatcatcataatggagggtgggcgttagaagacaataatggccgtcaatagtatcacaatcattttatttacttccacatagttcttgtatcacgattagataaagtcacagaataagatacacactcacggcaacgtcacggtattcgtaatggttacacagtctctcgttatctagcgcgcataaggacgttagcgcgaaggggctactcgccctctacttgccctccaccacccatggttcctatattcggaccgaatcatcgggacatgtgaacgtacttgctaggtactcttttccgatcacactttcttgacgtccctacaagttataggtgagcgactatagcactccacgttccgatcgtaattattcgacacgtccgttcacgacgaaggttcgcggtagactgcccgactagaacggcagtacacgtccgctcgacacgacgactctgtagtgactcccccgacttcactccgctctgctcgtacgccacctttcgtcggagcgttgcaacttcatgacggaagtgatgtaacttcattttattttccgatttgatccatttctcttcttaattcataaccaactccgacatatattatatttcatagaaCCCTAAAACACATATCTAGCATTAAGTCACTAAAGCAAATTAAGacaattttagaaaaataaaacatgaaagtttaaaattaaagtagTAAGTAAGATGGCATTTAAATGTACGGGTACGTGAATAACCGTGAGAAAGCGAATTTCATTTCTTATCTGCGAAAAAAACACCTTCTTCTGTAAATTGCTTCTTACAGCATCGGACAAATTCTCGTAACGGCACCAGCTCCGGCGCGTCGTTATCTGCTTGGTACTTTAAGCTTAAAGTCGCTTTCTCCCACCGGTCCTTCGGCTGTACCTTACGTATGTCTTTGATATTGTAGAGCCTTAGCTCTACAAATAGGTCGCCGGTGAGATCGGCTGTACGGCGCACAACTCCGTCGGCTACTCGCTTGGTGAAGGCCGACTTGATCTGCTCGGTAGCGTTCTTGTAGCGAGCCACGTCGTCGTCGCTGTCGCTTTCCAAGCACCAGCCAGAAGTCTTCTTTAAGGCTTTTTTTGGTGGCGAAGCAGCTCTGCTGCTCGAAGGCTTGCGCTTTGATGCCGTTGATTTCGGCTGCTTTTTCTTCTTGGaactaaagaaataaaagaaaggtTTAAATGCTTATCTCAAActacaaaatgttttgtttctTACTTAAAAGcagataaaaattaaatttgcaGCTTTCgcaaaatgagaaaaaaaatatatttctaagtACTTTTGAAATAATCAACAAAACGTGAATTGTGCAAACCTATACGTGTAAGTTTGGTATAGAAAATGATCCACcttaacaaaattataattcctATAGCAATAGCCCAGAACTCTCTAACTCATATTGAAATTACTAAGATAAAATATTCACCTCACTGAAGCAGTTGTGTCGTCGTCCGAATCCAGATGTTTGATGTCCGGGTTGCTCCTTCTAGCCCGCTTCTCATACTCAGAGTCCGACCTATCAAGAGAACAAACtagttttaatttcaatatcatatttttttaaacactaAAAATGCACTGGAACACTAAAGAAAAACTGcaattgaaatttgaattttcatTAGGTCTaagttaaagtaaaaataaacttaaaataaggaAGAAAGTAAAACTTACGAACATTATTTCAACGCAGTGAATCCTCGTTGTGAAGCGTGTGTGAAGTCTTTGCAGCTATGTAGGCAACGAGTTGCAAAGGGCTGAACTTTGAGGATGTCGAGCGTAGATGAGCACGCAGATAAGTACTTAGCACTCGCGAGCGAttcaatcacgtcaaaaaaatattgtggtcTGAGTAAGTTCAGGGTTTTTAATGTTGCAAGTTGCATAACAGCCACCAGGAGTTGACAACATTTTTCTAACCTTAATTACTTACCTCTAGATAAgagaaaaaacactaaattagaATTTATGTGTTTGCATTAatgttgattttgatttgacttAATCATTAATAGTCGATATagcgtggtttctaggatttgtgcccggttaatggtaataggttcGTCCTATTACATTAACCTACCCTTCGGGTTATAACTTAGGGCAGAATAGTAAGATTTAACATCAGACAAAATGcctagtattttttattctcgTCAGGTATGTACGTTGTATTTAATCCTTTTAAAAGTTTAGTGTGTCTagagataataatatgtttgttgtttaggatataatttattttttatttgtaaccaATAATTAAACATATCTAGCGAGAAGTGGGTATCTATAACCacctctgcataccccttcGGGATACATACGTGATGacaattttatacttatttaaaatgtttgttatttctGATTCTTACACAGCAAAATTTGCAAAGTgtggaaaacaaaaatatcatttttcatttgataattattattgctaaGTAATTTGAAACGATACACTTCAATAGGACcgcattaattcaataaaaccgCCGCTGATGGGAACCGAGTACAGTTCACAGAATAGTTcatttgtatttttcaaatcaaacAACAGCAGATTTTTTActctaatatttttaaagattatttttggACTTAACAAAAGATTATAGTGAGGTGAGCAACGTCGTGTATGTACCtaactaactatattgaatataatattttataccaattatacgtataactacatacatacataaactcacgcccataatccctaatggaatgggcagagccacaagtaatcaaagacaacttgcagctactgttgatacgaagtcctaagatggatatggtgaACCTTACAGTGACAGGGGATCAGCATGTAGCCCATAACAATtattcatcatgttagaaaggacacaatccctatgtcggattttacgacatgtacTTCATTTAAGTCATTATCATTTGCGACTTTTGTAAGTAGTTACGTAAACTGCTTCGAAATATTTTGTCAactgtacacatacacacataacaaaCATCTAACACAATCAGCAAAACAGATAGATAATACGTATACACACAAACAAAGCACATTTAACTTGTCAGCAAAAATGAACGGTCGCTGCATGAGAATAATTATTAGGGATCTGCAAGtcaaaagttatttatgaatcgtCGATGAATAACGTACCTTTCGAAGCCATGAAGTaccatatattttcttttaccatATAAAAAGAATCATAATAGCCTTTCTTATCGATCGCAGTTATCAACCATgtcaacatattttttgtcaGTGTCAATTCTGAGCACGGTTGCCTTTATTATTTGACCGAGATGACGCAACTTTCTCCTTAAAGGCCAAGCAGGGAGGAGTATAGAAGTGTATTCCTCATATCCAATTATTTTAACATCATAAAACTCGCACAAAATCCATCCACGGGCGATAATTCTCACTTCCAACACACTACCAATTTCGAGAGTCTGCTGCATTGTTATAACCTTGTTTCCAAACAAATGTTCATAATAATCTGAACCCACCTTTTATAATAGTTtccttataaatttaaaatactaataattaaatatagtaatatataatataaatataatttaagaatACTGTCTACATTATAATTCAAATTGTGGCGGTATCATTACTTCATTTCTCCGCTGAACAAGGAGGAAATATCATAATCAAAATCATATCTTACAAAAATGTCTAATCCATATACTTActtcttattttgaaaatttacTTTATTCATATTCAGAACCTTCACTTTCTAAACACGTTGCGCTTGTTAGTTAAAGCAAAAACTTGGACACCTATTCTTTACCTACAAGTTTATGATGTCGTTTTGTTTCGGTAAGGACTACAGATGACAATGCGACATAAAAACGATACCGTTCAATCAAATCATATGACAATGTTTTAGTTCGTGATTCCTGTTCAGAATAAGACTTTTTGATCTACCAGGTTCATAAGTTCAGATAGCAATTTGCGATCATTTGGTTCATAGTGTTCAAACAGTGCACAAGAGTTTTAGATATATCCTTGTTGTCCGTTGCGGTACTTAAGTACACGATGTGGAACAGTACCTGCTGGAAGGTTACTTACCGGTCTAGGCAGAAAATCTGTGTCTAGGTACTAAGTACAGGGATAGCCTCGATGTATCTGTATGCCTACATAGCATTCTTACAGGCATGAGCAACCAGCACAGTACACATCAAAGCTTTGTAAACCTGGAAAAGTACGAGCAACCGGCCTAGATACAGAAAATTTGTTTAGTAGGTTAAACCTAAGGACAATTTGTCTAGATACCAAGTACAGAGACAGAACAGAACAGCCACGACATATCTGGATGCTGTAGCAAGCATGAGCAATCGGCCTAGATAATGTCAAAGCTTAGTAGATCTGAATCTGGAAGGTACGAGCCTCCGGCCTAGACAAAAGCATGTGATTTGGatgttataaaaattattttcaaatacaaTAGTGAGATTAGTGTCAAAGTAGCTTGGAACCAGGTTAGTTGATTTTCAATTGCAATCGGTCTCCACAATTTCGAAtcagttattgggcattctaaatcatcttttttcgaAATGAAGCGAAACAGCTCGCTCGTCGGGCGAGCGAGCTGTGAGtgaaattgagaaaaaaagatgatttagaatgcccaataactacctacttataagtaCGTTCTCTCCGCAGACGTAGAAAAAATGTACCGAACTGTCCTCGTACATCCAGACGACAGACATTTACAACAGATCTATTGGCGCGCTGATCCCTCTGAACCTTTAAAAGTTTATCAATTGAACACCGTTACCTACGGGACAGCCAGTGCACCCTTTCTTGCTACGCGGTGTCTGAGGCAGATAGGCCTTGAGTGTGAGGACAAAGAAGTCTCTGAAGTCATTTTACATGACTTCTGGGTAGATGACCTGTTGACCGGAAGGGATGATTTACACGAAACTAAGGTGTTACGTGAGAGGGTGACCGCAGAACTCGCTTCAGCTCGCATGCATTTACAAAAATGGAAGTCGAACGAGCCTGAATTAGTGCCCGAGTCTGCGCAATCATCCGTCGATTTAAATATCGGTAGCAATGAGCCTAATAAGGTGTTAGGCCTAGGGTGGGACACGCAATGTGATGAGCTTCATTTTCCAATAGGTGACGCCATTTCTAATGTCAATACAAAGCGTAACATGCTCTCCATCATCTCTCAAATTTTTGACCTCCTTGGGCTATTAGCTCCTTGCATAATAAGCATGAAAATGCTTTTACAACGATTATCGTTGCTTAAGTTGAACTGGGACGAGCAGTTGCCCCCGGAGATTAGTGTCGCCTGGGCTGAAATTATTAGACAACTGCCGCAGTTAAACAACTTACGCATACCTAGATTTGTTTTATGTGATTCACACGAGTCCGTCGAATTGCACATATTCACGGATGCGTCCGAACGCGCATACGGCGCATGTCTGTATGTCCTAAGCGTTAATCAAGATGGTGATGTCTCCGTGCGCCTATTGTTAGGTAAAAGTAGAGTTGCACCTATAAAGCCTACGAAGATTCCTAGGCTAGAGTTGTGCGGCGCCCTTGTCGGCGCGCGTCTCTACGAGAAGGCGATAAGCTCTCTTCGTATCCCTATAAAGAGCACAACTTTTTGGACCGACTCTACAATCgtgttaggatggctgaaaatgTTGCCTAGTAAGTTACAGCCTTTTGTTCGTAATCGTGTTGCGGACATATTAGAAAAAACAGGCAACTGTGTGTGGAGACATGTCCCCACGGATCAGAATCCCGCCGACTTTATATCTCGCGGCGTAGATATAAACAAGATTCAGCATCTTGATTTGTATTGGTTCGGTCCGAGTTTCTTAAAGCAGCATGAGTCTAGCTGGCCGTCAAGCCCAGTTTCAAGTATTTCATTGCCTGAGGTGCGACATGACGTCTCTTTACACGTAACCGTGAATGAACACACTGATAATAGTGTCTTTATTGATTTTAATCGCTTTTCTAACTTTTTGAGACTGAAACGCACCGTCGCGTACGTGTTGCGATTTATAAagaaactagctggtacccgcgacttcgtctgcgtacttttaatttgaatattaaggattatataaaaggaacggtatagcatgtgattaaaagagagtaagtaggtatatttaaaaaaaataaaaaatatctgtttacagtcgttataaagtacctatgtattccattgagtggcagaaattacctaggaatatttatcggtcccttatgtccaagacacttacaggggtcagcgtcacgttgtgtacaaaaatattttaaaatgacctaatttaaaacttttttgtacacaacgtttgctattttgttattatttgttaaaatgtagaaattgtttggactcgacactcgcgagcaggccacgtatacaccacgtgcgctcccccaccacaagacagcgccgttgactgccgccacacttcggcgaatgtgcgcgacgacgaacgacgaccgacggcagtggcggcgatgcagagtattcgttaaaaggaactttatctacaaaagccaaatttttttaacttgatacacccaaaactactaaatatcatgttcctaggttcagtggttaatattttgtatacaaaaagtttggcttcgtagttcccgttccgaatccgttccgttccgttcgaatttcggaaaatccgtttgttgaaaaactctgcacatcctaagagacctacgtaccaagtttcatggttttatcttcaaaaatgacgaatacccatacaaacattcaacccgtatttcacccccatactggtaaaaatttcaaaatgcttgaacaaacgattttttgtttgttatttagtgcctaaacacaaaatttaatatttttatcttgaaaaatgacgaacctcataaaaaatttcaacacctatttcatcccctcaaagatcgaattttcaaaaacgctttaacaaattgtttttttatttcttatcaagttcctaaatataaagtttcgtggttttatccccaaaaatgacgaactcccatacaaactttcaaccctcatttcaccccctcactggtcgaaatttcagcaacgctagaacaaatgtttaattattttttatcaagtgcttaaatataaagtttcatggatttatattttaaaattaaaatatcccatacaaactttcaacccctatttcaatctcttcgtcccttcttttcgcaa containing:
- the LOC126381014 gene encoding uncharacterized protein LOC126381014, with amino-acid sequence MSDSEYEKRARRSNPDIKHLDSDDDTTASVSSKKKKQPKSTASKRKPSSSRAASPPKKALKKTSGWCLESDSDDDVARYKNATEQIKSAFTKRVADGVVRRTADLTGDLFVELRLYNIKDIRKVQPKDRWEKATLSLKYQADNDAPELVPLREFVRCCKKQFTEEGVFFADKK